A single region of the Pyricularia oryzae 70-15 chromosome 4, whole genome shotgun sequence genome encodes:
- a CDS encoding UDP-glucose:glycoprotein glucosyltransferase, producing the protein MIYLSRLPWGLRVSLLAALAQLQFVPLAAGAPSVEVSMQAAFPSPPYLLELLETAAQENDTAYFPLLDRIASGHFAKAGTDRELYEKFLQVLQEDGHITSPDALSTFKLALSMRSAAPRIEAHYQHYRTAVEPKFQGKADSCPEWILKSGEIFCSVDETKGVANIVGDALSKDIPFDHQLGDGSEGVILYADITSPGFGAFHDTLATAARNGGPSYRLRHRSITIASKQPLYLSGYGVELALKRTDYIVIDDRANEKTTQDDSTQKPLVGGSSEIVLNGDEEVADLKPLSASELEELGLKAADFILRGDRPFETLLKLTQDFPKYSASVSAHNVSTGFRTEHSANRMLLQIPSGSNILWMNGVQLIERQIQSFGLVDVLRRERQLINEARSLGLSGQEAVDLLSHSDVASSKASDEPARFDWRDEKEDGKVIVWLNNLEKDKRYENYSPHIMTLLSGGIPGQLPPIRRNIFNIVLPVDFSRASDMALATSQLIGFVKQRIPIRFGLVPLATTTEAEDQAKVVYHLLQTYGLSSLMAYLELCLDGSTTGPNQEAFDAAIKDRTVRSELTALSLKDVLASEAYTNQVTLAKQWSSRLGAHSAVPPLFVNGFALPRDSENRWMGMMSGRISGDLRSLQEGIYYGTINDETNVPEIFLADASSRRNHYIFPENDNGLTILDVNKVYTDHDDLFTKAAVIESSPDFDREAWALLTVFVDLDSKDGREILLSALRFRRSNPGVRLEIVHNAVKKTSHDINSNLKEQSDRLLAAESDEGLVAILEEIRHAPQTNIGLEYAQALERFQRAAHFEPGTSILMLNGRVVGPIQSASEFSESDFQTFLEFEQNSRIIPVYKALEELGLGDRLSDPVAAAKLTSITALSTISDLPDGAFENPPTLRISSFKLWNSTHTGFEVGDPSKASIFFTAVIDPASELGQKWTPLLKVLSELEGVHLKVFMNPRDRLEELPVKRFYRFVMDSAPVFDEAGKLEVPSASFKGLPSEALLNLGMDVPPAWLVAPKVSVHDLDNIKLSSVTSDVTAIYELENILIEGHARSTDSGTPRGVQLVLGTESNPRVADTIIMANLGYLQFKANPGIYDITLEKGRSSDIFYVESIGAHGFSPVAGDETTEVALLDFLGTTLYPRLRRNPGKENLDVLEESGAAPSGNAGGAMDFVNKGLKFAESLLGGAKGKAKEKSPSELQHAEINIFSVASGHLYERMLNIMMVSVMRHTKHTVKFWFIEQFLSPSFKDFIPHMAAEYGFKYEMVTYKWPHWLRQQKEKQREIWGYKILFLDVLFPLTLDKVIFVDADQIVRTDMYDLVQLDLQGAPYGFTPMCDSRTEMEGFRFWKQGYWERYLKGLPYHISALYVVDLRRFRELAAGDRLRQTYHTLSADPNSLSNLDQDLPNHMQFSIPIFSLPQEWLWCETWCSDDTQPMAKTIDLCNNPMTKEPKLDRARRQVPEWNVYDAEIAAVDRKRKGLPVSGDAASEQAAKNPKSRTLAVEPENTHIVDEL; encoded by the exons ATGATATACCTTTCACGACTCCCATGGGGCCTTCGGGTTTCCCTGTTGGCTGCGCTCGCCCAGCTACAATTTGTCCCGCTGGCTGCTGGAGCTCCGTCGGTCGAGGTGTCTATGCAGGCCGCCTTTCCATCTCCTCCATACCTGCTGGAGCTTCT CGAAACTGCAGCACAAGAAAACGACACCGCCTATTTTCCACTCCTCGATCGCATTGCAAGCGGTCACTTCGCCAAGGCCGGCACTGACCGGGAATTGTACGAGAAGTTCCTCCAAGTATTGCAAGAAGATGGGCATATCACGAGCCCTGATGCGCTGTCTACTTTCAAGCTGGCGCTGTCTATGCGCTCAGCTGCACCCCGGATTGAGGCCCACTACCAACACTACAGAACTGCGGTTGAACCTAAGTTCCAGGGCAAGGCCGACAGTTGTCCGGAATGGATTTTGAAATCTGGAGAGATTTTCTGCTCAGTCGACGAGACGAAAGGAGTGGCCAACATTGTGGGGGATGCACTGTCAAAAGATATACCTTTTGACCACCAGCTAGGCGATGGTTCGGAAGGGGTAATTCTTTATGCGGATATCACATCCCCGGGCTTTGGTGCTTTCCACGACACACTGGCAACGGCGGCGCGGAACGGAGGTCCCTCATACAGGCTGCGACACAGGAGCATCACCATTGCCTCGAAGCAGCCTCTTTACCTCAGCGGGTACGGTGTTGAGTTGGCATTGAAAAGAACCGACTACATTGTCATTGACGACAGAGCAAACGAAAAGACAACCCAGGACGATTCTACCCAGAAGCCGCTGGTTGGTGGCTCTTCTGAGATTGTCCTTAACGGCGATGAGGAAGTTGCAGATCTGAAGCCTCTATCAGCTTCTGAACTCGAGGAGCTAGGATTGAAGGCAGCAGATTTCATCCTCCGCGGCGACAGACCGTTCGAGACACTGTTGAAACTTACACAGGACTTCCCAAAGTATTCGGCATCTGTGTCGGCCCACAATGTATCCACGGGATTCCGCACAGAACATAGTGCCAACCGCATGCTTCTGCAAATACCATCCGGGTCCAACATCTTGTGGATGAACGGTGTTCAGCTGATTGAGCGGCAGATTCAGTCATTTGGTCTGGTTGACGTTCTACGAAGGGAGCGCCAGCTAATCAATGAGGCCCGGAGTTTGGGTCTGTCTGGCCAAGAAGCTGTTGATCTCTTGTCTCATTCAGATGTTGCGTCGTCGAAAGCCAGCGATGAGCCCGCTCGCTTTGACTGGCGAGATGAGAAAGAGGACGGCAAGGTTATTGTATGGCTCAACAATCTCGAGAAGGACAAGCGTTACGAGAACTACAGCCCACACATAATGACCTTATTGTCTGGTGGAATTCCGGGTCAACTTCCCCCTATTCGTAGAAACATTTTCAACATCGTTCTTCCTGTGGATTTCTCAAGAGCATCTGACATGGCATTGGCGACCAGCCAACTCATCGGTTTCGTCAAACAACGCATCCCAATCCGCTTTGGCTTGGTTCCCCTCGCAACTACTACCGAAGCAGAAGATCAGGCCAAGGTTGTCTACCACTTGTTGCAAACATATGGGTTGTCATCCCTGATGGCTTATCTCGAATTATGCCTTGACGGAAGTACAACGGGTCCCAACCAGGAGGCGTTCGACGCGGCTATCAAAGACCGCACAGTGCGTTCCGAGTTGACGGCCTTGTCGCTCAAGGACGTTCTGGCATCTGAGGCGTACACCAATCAAGTGACTCTCGCGAAGCAGTGGTCATCTAGACTTGGTGCCCACTCTGCGGTACCACCTCTTTTTGTCAACGGTTTTGCCCTTCCTCGGGACTCGGAGAACAGATGGATGGGGATGATGAGCGGCCGAATCTCCGGTGACCTGCGGTCGCTGCAAGAGGGTATCTACTATGGTACCATTAACGACGAAACAAATGTGCCTGAAATTTTCCTTGCGGATGCTTCCAGTCGTCGTAACCATTATATCTTCCCAGAAAACGACAATGGCCTGACAATCCTCGACGTAAACAAGGTTTACACCGATCATGATGATCTATTCACCAAAGCCGCGGTTATCGAGTCTAGTCCAGACTTTGACAGGGAAGCCTGGGCTCTCTTGACAGTCTTTGTTGATCTGGACAGCAAGGATGGGCGTGAAATTCTTCTGTCAGCCCTACGATTCCGCAGGAGCAACCCTGGTGTTCGACTCGAGATCGTCCACAACGCTGTGAAGAAGACATCTCATGACATTAACAGCAATCTCAAAGAGCAGAGTGACCGTCTACTCGCGGCCGAGTCTGACGAAGGTCTTGTTGCAATCTTAGAAGAGATCCGACATGCACCCCAAACCAATATTGGGCTTGAGTATGCCCAAGCTTTGGAGAGATTCCAGAGAGCAGCGCATTTTGAGCCAGGTACCTCCATTTTGATGCTGAACGGACGCGTTGTTGGGCCAATCCAATCAGCTTCTGAGTTTAGCGAGTCTGATTTCCAGACCTTCCTCGAATTTGAACAAAACTCTAGGATCATTCCAGTGTACAAGGCACTTGAGGAACTGGGACTTGGGGATAGGTTATCAGATCCAGTGGCGGCGGCCAAGTTGACTTCAATAACCGCCTTGTCTACCATCTCTGATCTGCCAGACGGTGCGTTCGAGAATCCCCCCACTCTAAGGATATCATCCTTCAAGTTATGGAACTCGACACACACAGGCTTTGAAGTCGGTGATCCCTCCAAGGCTTCGATTTTCTTCACTGCTGTTATCGACCCCGCAAGCGAGCTTGGGCAGAAATGGACACCTCTACTCAAGGTCTTGTCTGAGCTGGAGGGTGTGCACTTGAAAGTCTTCATGAACCCTAGGGATCGTTTGGAAGAACTTCCGGTCAAGAGGTTCTATCGCTTCGTTATGGATTCCGCTCCGGTATTTGACGAAGCAGGCAAGCTCGAGGTGCCTTCTGCTTCCTTCAAAGGGTTGCCGTCAGAAGCTCTGCTAAACCTGGGTATGGACGTCCCACCGGCTTGGCTGGTGGCCCCCAAGGTCTCTGTTCATGATCTCGACAACATTAAGCTTAGCTCCGTAACATCTGATGTCACCGCAATCTATGAGTTGGAAAACATTTTGATTGAGGGACACGCAAGGAGCACCGATTCGGGGACTCCTAGAGGTGTGCAGCTTGTACTTGGCACGGAGTCTAACCCACGAGTCGCGGACACTATAATCATGGCAAACTTGGGATACCTCCAGTTCAAAGCGAATCCCGGAATTTACGACATCACCCTTGAGAAAGGCCGCAGCTCAGACATCTTCTATGTCGAGAGCATTGGCGCACATGGGTTCTCGCCTGTTGCTGGCGATGAGACTACTGAGGTCGCACTTTTGGACTTCTTGGGTACGACACTTTACCCACGACTTCGGCGGAACCCAGGCAAAGAGAACTTGGACGTACTGGAAGAGAGTGGCGCGGCACCATCTGGCAATGCCGGTGGTGCAATGGACTTCGTTAACAAGGGGCTCAAATTCGCCGAAAGCCTTCTGGGCGGCGCCAAAGGCAAGGCCAAAGAAAAATCGCCTTCCGAACTGCAACACGCCGAGATCAACATTTTCTCGGTCGCAAGTGGGCACTTGTATGAGCGCATGCTGAACATCATGATGGTCAGCGTAATGCGCCATACGAAGCACACAGTCAAGTTCTGGTTCATCGAGCAGTTCCTCTCACCGTCCTTCAAAGACTTTATTCCGCACATGGCAGCCGAGTATGGGTTCAAATATGAGATGGTTACGTACAAGTGGCCACACTGGCTCCGACAGCAAAAGGAGAAGCAGCGCGAGATTTGGGGCTACAAGATCCTTTTCTTGGACGTTCTTTTCCCGCTGACGTTGGACAAGGTCATCTTTGTGGATGCCGATCAGATCGTACGAACTGATATGTATGACCTTGTGCAGCTCGATCTCCAAGGCGCTCCGTACGGTTTCACGCCCATGTGTGACTCGCGAACCGAGATGGAGGGCTTCAGGTTCTGGAAACAGGGTTATTGGGAGCGCTACTTGAAGGGCCTACCGTATCACATCTCAGCCCTGTACGTGGTTGATTTGCGGCGGTTCCGTGAACTGGCGGCTGGTGATCGTCTGCGCCAAACCTACCACACTCTGTCAGCGGATCCGAACTCCCTTTCCAACCTCGACCAGGATCTGCCGAACCACATGCAGTTCTCGATTCCCATCTTCAGCCTTCCACAGGAGTGGTTGTGGTGTGAAACTTGGTGCAGCGATGACACTCAGCCTATGGCAAAGACCATTGATCTCTGCAATAACCCGATGA CCAAGGAGCCAAAACTCGACAGAGCACGGAGGCAGGTGCCAGAGTGGAATGTTTACGACGCCGAGATTGCGGCAGTCGACCGCAAGCGCAAGGGCTTACCAGTATCCGGCGATGCTGCCAGCGAACAGGCAGCAAAGAACCCCAAAAGCCGGACCCTGGCGGTGGAACCGGAGAATACACACATTGTGGACGAGCTGTGA